The Sphingomonas sp. HF-S4 sequence ATTGGCGCCGTACATCACCTGCCCGTCGGGGCGGACGCCGAGATGGTCGAGATGCGCCGTGACCAGCAGCACGCCCGCGGCCGGATCGGTGCCGGGGAGGTAGCCGATCGCGTTGGTGGTGACCTGCTGCTGCTGGACCAGCCCCGGCAGTTCGAGCGCGATCTGCGCGCCATCCTGCGCGGCGAGCTTGTCGAAGGCGGCGTCGTTCAGCGCCAGGATGTTGCGCCGGGGGCGAGCCGTCTCGCCCTTGATATAGCGTGGCAGGCGGGGGCGGGCGCCGATGACATCGTAATAGCCGCGCACCTCTTCGGTGGCGCGGATGATGACGAGCTTAACCTTCGACTGGTCGACCTGGCCCGCGACCTGGAGCCCGTTGGCTGCGGGATTGGTGACGAGCAGCACGTCGGCGGCCGGCGCGGCCTTGGGATCGGTGCCGGCGAAGAGAGTGAGCTTGCCGCGGATCGGATCGCCATTCGACGAGAACAGCATCGGCGCATCGACCGACGCGCCGTTCGCGGTGAGGACTGGGGCGCCTTCGAGCTTGAAGCTGATCACGTCGATCGGCTGGGTATAGCCGGCCATGCCCGGTGCGATCGCCAGGCCATGACCGCGGAACATCGCCGCGACATAGGCGGCCGCCGCGGCCTCGTCGGGCGTCGCGCTGCCGCGGCCGCGCAGCGCCGGGCCGGCGAGCACGTCGACATGCGCGCGGACCTGCTCGGGGGTGATCGGCGCGGGTGCGCGCTGCGCCTGGGCGGCGGTGGCGAGCCCCACCGCCAGTGCGCCGGCAAGGAGGATGGTCTTCGGCTTCATGGTGCCCCGCGTTCTGGAAGGTGCGCCATCCTTAGGAAGCCGCGCGGAGTAGGGCAACGGGGCGGCGGCAGGATAATCGCGCGCATGCGCCTCCGATCAGCGGAACGGCGGCTCGTTGAACGCGCGCAGTTTGCGCGAGTGGAGCTTGGCGCCTTCGCGGCGGAGTTCTTCCACCGTCTCGATGCCGATGCGGAGATGCTCGTTGATCGCGCGCTCGTAGAAGCGATTGGCCTGGCCGGGCAGCTTCAGCTCGCCGTGGAGCGGCTTGTCCGAAACGCATAGCAAGGTCCCATAGGGCACGCGGAAGCGATAGCCCTGCGCGGCAAGCGTGGCGCTCTCCATATCGACCCCGACGGCGCGGCTGAGCGAGAAGCGCAAGGCCGTGCGCGAATAGCGCAGCTCCCAGTTGCGATCGTCGGTGGTTACGATCGTGCCGGTGCGCAGCCGCTGCTTGAGCTCGTCGCCCGACTGGCCCGAAACGGTCTCCGCCGCGCGGGCGAGCGCAAGCTGGACCTCGGCGATCGCCGGAATCGGGATCTCGGGGGGCAGCACGTCGTCCATGATGTGATCGTCGCGCAGATAGGCGTGGGCGAGGACATAGTCGCCGATCCGCTGGCTGGGGCGCAGGCCGCCGCAATGCCCGATCATCAGCCATGCCTCGGGGCGCAGCACCGCGAGGTGATCGGTGATCGTCTTGGCGTTGGACGGGCCGACGCCGATATTGACCAGGGTGATGCCGGTATTGCCTGGCGCCATCAGGTGATAGGCGGGCATCTGGTGGCGGCGCCACGCGCTGTCCGAGATCAGCCGGTCCATGTCGGCGGCATCCTCGATCACGATCCCGCCCGCGCCCGACACGCCGGTGAAGCGGCTTTCCGGCCCGAGCTGCGCGCAGGCCCAGCGGACGAACTCGTCGACATACCGATGATAGTTGGTGAACAGGATATACTGTTGGACGTGTTCGGTCGGCGTGCCGGTATAATGGCGGAGCCGCGCGAGGCTGAAATCGGTGCGCAGCCCGTCGAACAATGCGAGCGGGCGGGTGCCGTCATGCGACATCCACAGCCCGTCGGCGATCTCGTCGCCGATATGGGCGAGCTCGGTTGCGGGGAAGTGGCGCGCCAGCTCTGTCGCCGAGACTTCGTCGAGCCGCAGCGCATGGCCGGGATCGAGGACATAGGCGAAGGGGATTTCCTGGCGCCCGGTCGCGGCGTCGACCTCGACGTCGTAATCCTCGATCAGCAGGGTGAGTTGCTCGATCAGATAGTCGGAGAACATCGCCGGCTTGGTGACGCTGATGCGATACTCGCCCGGATCGATCAGCCGCCCGAACGAGCGGGGCGGGGCGGGGCGATCGCTGCCGCCGCGATAGGTGAGCCGGATCTCGGGATAGGCGAACGAACCGTCGGTTCGGCTGCTCGTGGCCGGCGGCGTGCCGTCGGTGAGGTAACGGTTGAGGGCGGTCTGAAGGCGATCGACCGAGGCGCGATAGAGGCGGTCCAGCTCGGCGACGATGTCGGATGCTTGAGTCATCTTGGATCGCTAATGCGCGAAGATGACT is a genomic window containing:
- a CDS encoding AMP nucleosidase → MTQASDIVAELDRLYRASVDRLQTALNRYLTDGTPPATSSRTDGSFAYPEIRLTYRGGSDRPAPPRSFGRLIDPGEYRISVTKPAMFSDYLIEQLTLLIEDYDVEVDAATGRQEIPFAYVLDPGHALRLDEVSATELARHFPATELAHIGDEIADGLWMSHDGTRPLALFDGLRTDFSLARLRHYTGTPTEHVQQYILFTNYHRYVDEFVRWACAQLGPESRFTGVSGAGGIVIEDAADMDRLISDSAWRRHQMPAYHLMAPGNTGITLVNIGVGPSNAKTITDHLAVLRPEAWLMIGHCGGLRPSQRIGDYVLAHAYLRDDHIMDDVLPPEIPIPAIAEVQLALARAAETVSGQSGDELKQRLRTGTIVTTDDRNWELRYSRTALRFSLSRAVGVDMESATLAAQGYRFRVPYGTLLCVSDKPLHGELKLPGQANRFYERAINEHLRIGIETVEELRREGAKLHSRKLRAFNEPPFR
- a CDS encoding M28 family metallopeptidase — its product is MKPKTILLAGALAVGLATAAQAQRAPAPITPEQVRAHVDVLAGPALRGRGSATPDEAAAAAYVAAMFRGHGLAIAPGMAGYTQPIDVISFKLEGAPVLTANGASVDAPMLFSSNGDPIRGKLTLFAGTDPKAAPAADVLLVTNPAANGLQVAGQVDQSKVKLVIIRATEEVRGYYDVIGARPRLPRYIKGETARPRRNILALNDAAFDKLAAQDGAQIALELPGLVQQQQVTTNAIGYLPGTDPAAGVLLVTAHLDHLGVRPDGQVMYGANDDASGTAAVIELARVLAGKKHRRGILFAAYGSEEAGGFGAHWFADHPPVPLADIVANLEIEMIGQQDPKLPAGTMMMTGFERSTFGDTLKAHGGLVTTDPYPEQNFFQRSDNYALALRGVVAHTVSGWATVPTYHTPEDTIDKLDLPFMARAIQSLVKPLASLANSKAKPEWKPGGRPSE